The Cydia strobilella chromosome 13, ilCydStro3.1, whole genome shotgun sequence genomic interval AATTAGTCTGATTGATTATGTTGATTTATTCCATCAAAAGCATCCAGAAAAAAAAGCCCTTAATAAATTGCATATACTTGAGAATATTTGACCCATGCGCCGCCGTGGTCGAGTGGTCTAGGCATCTGCCTCGAATGCAGAGGACGCTTTTTTATTTCCAGCCGGGCACTGGAACTACTGAAAGCCACTCTTTTTCAGCAATTTGATTATTGTGCCATTTTGTaccttgatgatgatgatgatgatgatgatgataacttTAGTTCCGTAGTGGCttttatattgattgtcactgtgacaaggtacgaagtgGCATGGAAATCGAAAAGTGTAGTCACAGGAGCCgatgtagagttagaccaagataagtctgcaacgattttgatagcgtacgcagtgcaagtgtcattatacataataatttcatagaagtttgacatttgaaataacacttgcaatgcgtgtgttatcaaaatcgttgcagacataactatcttggtccaactctagcTAAGTGGACCAGATTTAAAAAAGAATCGGAATGAAATAAATCCAAAGTCAGCCAAGTAAATTTGTGAAATACCCAGAAGGAATTTACCTCCATAAAtggcaaatattaaataactattttatctcTCTGAATACTTTCGATGCTAGATGTGATAATGTTTTACAAAAAAGatcataataattattgaaacTAAGAGTTATGGGTAAATTTAGACTTACCATAATCATTTCATAAATCTCAAAACTTCTTTCGATGtcaataattattacatactttttcataataaaggacacaaataactataggtatatcaGTAGGACTACGATGAGTACTATAATTTGCgaagaatatattttacaaGGATAAatattgtaagaaaattgtcgtataaaatgtatttttacatCTACCACTACTCGTACTGCCGGTAATCGTTGTTTATAATAATACCCTATTTTTACATCTATACAACCATCtattactaaaattaatatatcatacaATCTCTGACTAGATTCGTGTCTGAAATAAACTAacataaatgtaaaaatgtttaataaaaatcagTCTTCTGTGTTCAATAAATTGCAAACATAACATGAGCTATTTCTTAATCCAGATTTCTAATTCTTTGTTATTATTTCATGGTACAATAACATGGTCTGATAATTCGTccgtttcataaaataatactaataataccgAATTGTTGTGAATGTAATCTAGCTTAGTGACTACGTTTACCTttccaatatatttatttattttattaaatatatctgtttctttaatttttacatCTCTCTCGATCAAATTTAATCGTCTGACTAGACACTTTACTGGATGTTAATATAAAACTACAAATCAACAAAAACTACGGCACAAATAAACGAGATCCATCAAAACATGATCCTATTgcgtattataataaattaaagatTTTCCGACAGTCACAGCAAAATAAATGTGTTGTTAATGTAAATATTGTTCGCCAGTGCTAACGTGAAAGTCATTGTACAACTAATCGCATGGAATCGAATCGTTGCACAATTCTCCGTCTGTCAGAAGATCtttctatttaatttattaaacctTGGTAACAATtccacaaaaaataaacaacgaAAATGAGCGTCAGTTTATAAAACTGATTTTTGCTTTCTAACTCCTGTTCAATTTCTTCTTTCTTATTCTAGGGTAAGTTAGTGTAGTTGGACAGTTCCTTGCCGCTCTTGTACATGGAGGTGATGATGGGGTCCAGGTTGTGGTATTCCTTGCCGGAGCGTGGTCGGAGTGTTGTTGTAGGCTGCCGAGCCAACCTgcgtaaacataaaattatgattgGACATcggtatttacaaaaaaaatatgtaaacattttgGAATACGAGTAACATCAGCATTTTTATAAGGAGGGTTTTCGGGGAACACTATCGTCGAAGAAATATCACAAATCTTTCACGCTCATACTATCGAAACGAAATGAAATGCGAATATGTTGGCACCTACTTCACTTTTGTTCCGTACCTACTATTGActattaatgtaattttttttatgtattccTGGTATTCCTACCTCAAGTTTGGGTTATCTGAAGATGAATGCGACGACGTAAGTGAAAGTGTTTCGATATAATCTGACATGTCAGATGTTCCACTCGATGTGCTGTGTGTGTCCATAACTcctgaaaataatataatataattagcaTGATATCGCCCAAGACTACCATCAAGTAATGGGGTTTGTTGCATACAAAAAGAAAACCTACCCGTATATCTAATAAATTCTTGCAAGAATATACACAAAACTCGTATATGGGAGTCAAACGTACCTTTAAATTGTTTCGGAGGAAGCACCGGCACTTCTGCTTCTGCCGAAGAAGATTTAGCCGGCACAATAGCTTTATGTATCTGCATTGTCATATCTCTTAGCGGATCTGATGACTTTGACTTCCTGGGCAAAGAGGAATGTATGCAGCCAGGAGCATTCCCTCTCATTCTCCTCTGCGCCATGTACTGATATCTAGAATGCCCTGACGTCAGTGGCATCTCAAATTCATTGAATTCAGGTCCATGTTTCATTGAGCAACTTGAGACTCCTGAATCATTTGAACTGGATGAGTCCCTGTTACCTCCGGACTTGCAGGGAACGCTTGAAGATCTTTTAATTTGGGCATTGTCCATATGTTTGTTCCTCAAATGAGGCACATCTTTAGAACTGCCCTCTGAGGTTTTGTTTTCAGAATCAGATGACTTGCAACAGTCATGATCACAGCAGTCTCTCTCGTTGTCGCAAGGAGATAATGTTCTTCTATTTTCAATTGCTAAGTTCCTTAAAGTTTCTAAAGAAGAAGATGTTGCGTGACTGCCGATACTACTATCGAATTCCTTAAGGTCTTCTAGTAGTCTCGCTGAGTCTACTGAACTAGATCGTTTTTGTATTGCTTCCTCATTGTTATTACTCAATGTTGTATCAAAACTCTGTGCCCTAATCGCACCACCGTTTAGCGTTGGTATACTCAAAGATTTTTCAATTTCAACTCTGTTCAGTTTCTGCAGTGGATATCTTAGGCTTTGAGACCAATTAGGATTTGGTGACATTGGGGTGTAACCTGGGTTTGGTCCTGTTGTTCGACATAAGTCTCGCTTGATATCTTTGGGAGGTTCCATTAGTAAATATTCGtcgcttttattatttttcatagttTGGTGTTTTGCTGAGTGGCCACATTTTGCACAATGTTTTGGTTTAGGCGGAAGCGCGACTTCTGCAAAATCAACATTAGCACTTAACGCGTCTAATTCCTTTTGTGTCACACCAGCTTTCTTCAACAAATCTTTAGCATTTTCGTAATATTCTAATGATAACGCGAATTCAAGATTTTCATAGTTGGCGTACGGATCTTCAAATTCTTCTCCTTTTGGCCCTAAGTTTTCGTAGTTCATTAATGGTGTTTCGTAACAATCATGTACGCTATCTTTGTCGGCTATTGAACTTTGTCTATTAGTTTTACGTGACACATCAACAGTAGCATAAAGGGCCATTTCCTCTGATTTCTGTTTAGTGAGAATTTCTGTATTAACTTTATCATAAGTCTCACTTCTTTTACAATAAGGAAGACTTATTAAGTTATTTGCCCAGTTGGTGACTTTTTGACAGGGACATTCAACTGGCTGGATGTTTTCATCACATTCAACTATAACCGGTTTCTTTTTGGATCCGAATTTTAAAATGCATCCGCAATTTTTCTTTAGCACTAAATTTCCGGGCACAGAATTCTTGGTGACCTGAAAAAGATCATCAGCAAGAGCTTTCTTTATCCTTTTTGGTGTATCGTAATACTCATTTGTATGTTCCACCTGTAACAAATGATATGTAATGagtattacattttttaaactgaTTTCAACTTCATTACTCGTATTTGGATACTCTATACTTACCTCAACATGAGTAGCTTTGGGAACGTCATAGTTTTCATAAGGTCCAACTTTTGGATTATTAACAATGGCTGTTGTAGTTCTGTCACTAGCACAGGTGCACGCTGTGACTGGCAAAGGAGCTGGTGCTTTTATTTCTTCCAGCCTCGCAGGCTTCGGTGGCCTTTGTGGAGCCCACTCTTTGTTCTGACTTGATTCTAGGCTCTTCCTTATTGCTCGTGGAGTCAAATATTCTGTGCTATTTGAAGAATTGTCAGAGCTGCTTCCTGGTACTGCTTCCATCGTCCACGCTGGATTGAATTGAGTGCCAGGTGTAAGTGCAACAGTTGAAGATCGAGTCATTGTGCCTAGCTTAGTCACACAATTGCTGCATCTTTCCAAGGTAACATGATCAGCTCCGCTCCACGGAGGCCTTGCATTTTCTTCGCATCCTTTGCAGTCATGGTCATCGGATCCTCGCCTTTCGTCCGAAGGCCAAAAGGGTGAAACTCCCCCGCAGTCCTCTCCGAAGAAATTTTCTTCATACAGACCCGTGTCTGGTAATGATTGGTCTGCGTTCATATCTGACAGTCGGGTGTCGGGACGATTCCTGTCAGCGCCTGAGAAAATAAATTTAGTCGTTAATGTTGTAATAGGAGCATCTCGTTTTACTACTTCATTTAACgctgtttcaaaatattattcgCTGGGTCATGACGAATGGAATTATGCAAATAGtggtacgattttttttttgttgtcgtttttattgctataaagttaaaaaaaaataaggttgCTAATAATTCCCAAGTTTTTGATTTGCTAGCTTTTAGAAAATAAATGCTTTCTTGCCTCCACTTTTCCTAGACGCTGGTCCTTTCGGGTTACCATGGGCTGCAACATCAAAGCCGTCGGTTATGTCCTGAGCTTGGTCCGTGATGAGGACATGCAAGCCTTCACCTTTGCCGCAGTGAGAACCGCCTTCGAAACAAAACCGCCCCTCCACTACTCCGTAGCGTCTGGGAAat includes:
- the LOC134746521 gene encoding uncharacterized protein LOC134746521; the encoded protein is MERREEVHRHGCSIAKQTILTTHPSGLQTRVSVELANFDALCMHSEFKSPAKRSMWEGSPFLSRRVLGGVSAHGTPVLGRRSDAVNEGRLSQQCTPVMRRREVDSPGGSPLPARRAEEVESDVDNSVISGWLKFRDNKRWKSRWGVVTKLSPAADCLHLQLYRDPKDRFKKGQTKASLSLQQFLGFESGFTLDKESNTIAIICQDVIVVLAFETRERLIAWQVKVGSQLGSSKEWLVMIGGGSRKLPAGPARLHLQGRRFALASGVPPRLLGLWELAHLRRYGVVEGRFCFEGGSHCGKGEGLHVLITDQAQDITDGFDVAAHGNPKGPASRKSADRNRPDTRLSDMNADQSLPDTGLYEENFFGEDCGGVSPFWPSDERRGSDDHDCKGCEENARPPWSGADHVTLERCSNCVTKLGTMTRSSTVALTPGTQFNPAWTMEAVPGSSSDNSSNSTEYLTPRAIRKSLESSQNKEWAPQRPPKPARLEEIKAPAPLPVTACTCASDRTTTAIVNNPKVGPYENYDVPKATHVEVEHTNEYYDTPKRIKKALADDLFQVTKNSVPGNLVLKKNCGCILKFGSKKKPVIVECDENIQPVECPCQKVTNWANNLISLPYCKRSETYDKVNTEILTKQKSEEMALYATVDVSRKTNRQSSIADKDSVHDCYETPLMNYENLGPKGEEFEDPYANYENLEFALSLEYYENAKDLLKKAGVTQKELDALSANVDFAEVALPPKPKHCAKCGHSAKHQTMKNNKSDEYLLMEPPKDIKRDLCRTTGPNPGYTPMSPNPNWSQSLRYPLQKLNRVEIEKSLSIPTLNGGAIRAQSFDTTLSNNNEEAIQKRSSSVDSARLLEDLKEFDSSIGSHATSSSLETLRNLAIENRRTLSPCDNERDCCDHDCCKSSDSENKTSEGSSKDVPHLRNKHMDNAQIKRSSSVPCKSGGNRDSSSSNDSGVSSCSMKHGPEFNEFEMPLTSGHSRYQYMAQRRMRGNAPGCIHSSLPRKSKSSDPLRDMTMQIHKAIVPAKSSSAEAEVPVLPPKQFKGVMDTHSTSSGTSDMSDYIETLSLTSSHSSSDNPNLRLARQPTTTLRPRSGKEYHNLDPIITSMYKSGKELSNYTNLP